In a single window of the Veillonella sp. genome:
- a CDS encoding sensor histidine kinase, which produces MNLQIRIWISNVVLFVVPILIAIILFLLYFTGLRILANAGYYLRIEQEQQFKSVSRITETITFYGLENNLIDSLVKPSYSLLDPKEVYVEVLDQGNMVYTYGNPQIYSASAIVGLIDVNPELQGIVYQSNNTFVYEMRKYDGRHAYVYHIAIKRATHGSDSLMESVSFYIIVVAILLFIVTFFAINRFVTRFIMIHVKNMTKSLEMANRQIEMEQEQQKELLAGISHDIRTPLTAIKAYAEGVRDGIAPTEEQQKRYMGIILKRANDLDSMLEELFLITTLNYKKESRPSEQIELGQYVRDFVEDHLAPYQTRGLEIKSRIATENAFINANPQLLQRVLQNVLNNSAKYKMADIGHCVIDVTSDDDYVYCVISDDGPGVPPESLERLMRPFYRVDSSRTNPQEGSGLGLSIIRRIMEIFEGRVVIENVRPHGLRVILEFPKQGEES; this is translated from the coding sequence GTGAATTTACAAATACGGATTTGGATATCCAATGTTGTGCTCTTTGTAGTGCCTATTTTGATAGCAATTATCTTATTTTTGCTATACTTTACAGGTCTGCGCATATTGGCTAATGCCGGTTACTATTTGCGTATTGAGCAGGAACAACAGTTTAAAAGTGTCAGTCGAATCACTGAAACAATTACCTTTTATGGTTTAGAAAACAACTTAATAGATAGCTTAGTAAAGCCTAGCTATAGCCTACTCGATCCGAAGGAAGTATATGTTGAAGTACTAGATCAAGGTAATATGGTGTACACCTATGGTAATCCTCAAATCTATAGTGCCTCTGCTATTGTTGGTCTTATTGATGTAAACCCTGAATTACAAGGTATCGTATATCAATCCAATAATACTTTCGTATATGAAATGAGGAAATACGATGGGCGTCATGCTTACGTATATCATATTGCAATAAAGCGAGCTACTCATGGTAGTGATAGCTTAATGGAATCAGTTTCCTTCTATATTATTGTAGTGGCTATATTACTCTTTATTGTTACCTTCTTTGCTATTAACCGATTTGTTACACGATTCATCATGATTCATGTTAAGAATATGACAAAATCGTTAGAAATGGCCAATCGTCAGATTGAAATGGAACAGGAGCAACAAAAAGAGTTGTTAGCTGGGATTTCCCATGATATTCGGACGCCGTTAACAGCTATTAAAGCCTATGCAGAAGGTGTTCGTGATGGTATTGCACCAACAGAAGAGCAACAAAAACGTTATATGGGAATCATTTTGAAGCGGGCTAATGATTTAGATTCTATGTTAGAGGAATTATTCCTTATTACAACATTGAATTATAAGAAAGAGTCGCGGCCATCTGAACAAATTGAACTTGGTCAATATGTACGTGATTTTGTTGAAGATCATTTGGCTCCTTATCAAACAAGAGGACTTGAAATCAAATCCCGCATAGCAACTGAAAATGCTTTTATTAATGCAAATCCACAATTGTTACAACGTGTTTTGCAAAATGTGTTGAATAACAGTGCTAAGTATAAAATGGCCGATATTGGTCATTGTGTGATTGATGTAACTAGTGATGATGATTATGTATACTGTGTTATCAGTGATGATGGCCCAGGGGTACCGCCGGAATCTCTAGAGCGTCTAATGCGTCCGTTTTACCGTGTAGATTCGTCTCGTACGAACCCACAAGAAGGTAGTGGTCTTGGATTATCGATTATTCGTCGAATTATGGAAATCTTTGAAGGCCGAGTTGTGATTGAAAATGTAAGACCACATGGTCTACGTGTTATATTAGAATTTCCTAAACAAGGAGAAGAATCATGA
- a CDS encoding pyruvate carboxylase subunit B, with amino-acid sequence MAKKLRICETVLRDGHQSILATRMRYEQMEPVLGLLDEIGYEALECWGGATYDSCLRFLNEDPWERLRKLKSNLKNTPLQMLLRGQNLLGYKHYSDDVVEAFCNAAVKNGIDRIRIFDALNDPRNMEAAIKYSKKAGAHVQSAMVYTISPVHTTESFLKVAETLVEMGTDSLCIKDMSGLLGPADAYDLVSTFKKRFGELPIDLHSHFTCGLASTTYWEAAKAGVDIIDTAISPFAHATSQPATETMIEMFKGTEWDLGLDLDKYIPLVDHFRKVKQQIAEEFNLKPASDVIPAVRRYQIPGGMLSNTQNQLNEMGMGDRFFDVMDEMPRVREDLGYPPLVTPTSQIVGTMAMMNVMMGDRYKMVPNEVKDLVRGKYGALPGKISDEIRHTIIGDEEPITCRPADLIEPELEGYRQDLASKGYNGITDEDVLTYAMFPEVAINFFDANRR; translated from the coding sequence ATGGCTAAAAAATTAAGAATCTGCGAAACCGTTCTTCGCGACGGTCATCAATCTATTTTGGCAACACGCATGCGTTACGAACAAATGGAACCAGTGCTTGGCCTTTTAGATGAAATTGGTTATGAAGCTCTTGAATGTTGGGGCGGCGCTACTTATGACAGCTGTCTTCGTTTCTTGAATGAAGATCCATGGGAACGCCTTCGTAAATTGAAATCCAATTTGAAAAACACTCCACTACAAATGTTACTTCGTGGCCAAAACTTGTTGGGCTACAAACACTACTCTGATGATGTAGTAGAAGCATTCTGTAATGCAGCTGTAAAAAATGGTATTGATCGTATCCGTATCTTCGACGCATTGAATGACCCTCGCAACATGGAAGCTGCTATTAAGTACTCCAAAAAAGCAGGCGCACACGTTCAATCCGCTATGGTATACACAATCTCCCCAGTTCATACAACTGAAAGCTTCTTGAAAGTAGCTGAAACATTGGTAGAAATGGGTACAGATTCCTTATGTATCAAAGATATGTCCGGTTTGTTAGGACCTGCTGATGCATATGATTTGGTTTCCACATTCAAAAAACGTTTTGGCGAATTGCCAATCGACTTGCACAGCCATTTCACTTGCGGTCTTGCAAGCACTACATACTGGGAAGCTGCTAAAGCTGGCGTAGATATCATCGATACTGCTATCTCTCCATTCGCTCATGCAACTAGCCAACCAGCTACTGAAACTATGATCGAAATGTTCAAAGGTACTGAATGGGATCTTGGTCTTGACCTTGATAAATACATTCCATTAGTTGACCACTTCCGTAAAGTAAAACAACAAATCGCTGAAGAATTCAACTTGAAACCAGCTAGTGATGTAATCCCAGCTGTTCGTCGTTACCAAATTCCTGGCGGTATGTTGTCCAATACTCAAAACCAATTGAACGAAATGGGTATGGGCGATCGCTTCTTCGACGTTATGGATGAAATGCCACGCGTTCGTGAAGACTTGGGTTACCCTCCATTGGTAACTCCAACATCCCAAATCGTTGGTACAATGGCTATGATGAACGTTATGATGGGCGACCGTTATAAAATGGTTCCTAACGAAGTTAAAGACCTTGTACGCGGTAAATACGGTGCATTGCCTGGTAAAATTTCTGACGAAATCCGTCACACTATCATCGGTGATGAAGAACCTATCACTTGCCGTCCAGCAGATCTTATCGAACCTGAATTGGAAGGTTACCGTCAAGATTTAGCTTCCAAAGGCTACAATGGTATCACTGACGAAGACGTATTGACTTACGCTATGTTCCCAGAAGTTGCTATTAACTTCTTCGATGCAAATCGTCGTTAA
- a CDS encoding glycosyltransferase family 9 protein, translating into MNILFVRLSYIGDILHATPAARWIKEHYPEAKLHWIVTPSMVELLQGNPYVDEIIPWERDEYEAHSKKLHIPTMWRMWWELRDKLKPYKFDVAVDVQGRLITGLVLLASGAPIRLGLGGTKELNWMFTNYKAKPSTDHVIKRYIEVAKLLNTAVAEHSGLTTSVAVITDDEKPCIVNGSSGKRLYHMDFFVPSNLHTWAEEQWASINYDTSLNRGEVDKPLRIGLVLGTSWATKEWPQEKWYSLIKSLQYRANFVCLGGPKEATQYKPLMDSITADGLDKIMLNMLGKTTLQEVGALIESCDVVVTADTGSLHIALALNKPVVALFGPTDPKLWGPLTGNFKVLVNDELDCLGCRKRRCPKPDQYCMSGIESVRVKKAVFELIGDKYGKV; encoded by the coding sequence ATGAATATATTATTTGTACGACTCAGTTACATAGGTGATATCCTACATGCCACACCGGCTGCGCGCTGGATCAAAGAGCATTACCCAGAGGCAAAGCTACATTGGATTGTAACCCCTAGTATGGTAGAACTTTTACAGGGAAATCCCTATGTAGATGAAATCATTCCTTGGGAACGGGATGAATACGAAGCACATTCTAAAAAACTACATATTCCAACGATGTGGCGCATGTGGTGGGAACTTAGAGATAAGTTAAAACCATACAAATTTGATGTGGCTGTCGATGTACAAGGGCGACTAATCACAGGGCTCGTTTTATTGGCATCAGGTGCACCCATTCGCCTTGGCCTTGGTGGTACAAAAGAGCTGAATTGGATGTTTACTAACTACAAGGCAAAGCCGAGTACAGATCATGTCATAAAGCGTTATATAGAGGTTGCTAAATTACTGAATACAGCCGTTGCAGAGCATAGTGGATTAACTACATCTGTTGCTGTTATTACTGATGATGAAAAACCTTGCATAGTCAACGGTTCTAGTGGTAAACGTTTATACCATATGGATTTTTTTGTGCCCTCTAATTTGCATACTTGGGCAGAAGAACAGTGGGCATCAATTAATTATGACACATCCTTAAATCGCGGAGAGGTAGATAAGCCGCTGCGCATAGGTCTTGTCTTAGGTACATCTTGGGCGACGAAAGAGTGGCCTCAAGAAAAATGGTATTCTCTCATTAAATCTCTTCAGTATAGAGCCAATTTTGTGTGCTTAGGTGGTCCGAAAGAGGCGACTCAATACAAACCGTTGATGGACTCCATAACGGCTGATGGCCTTGATAAAATTATGCTGAATATGTTGGGGAAAACTACACTTCAAGAGGTAGGGGCCTTAATTGAAAGTTGCGATGTAGTAGTAACTGCTGATACGGGTTCATTGCATATTGCACTAGCTTTAAATAAACCTGTTGTTGCACTTTTTGGACCTACAGATCCTAAGCTGTGGGGACCGTTGACGGGGAACTTTAAGGTTCTTGTTAATGATGAGTTAGATTGCTTAGGATGTCGTAAACGACGTTGTCCTAAGCCTGATCAATATTGTATGTCTGGTATTGAATCGGTACGTGTGAAAAAGGCAGTTTTCGAATTAATAGGAGATAAATATGGCAAAGTTTAA
- a CDS encoding phosphodiester glycosidase family protein: protein MFKKNWVKFIIMVFLFTVVTSPFVVLFGPFNNVKRAVIGAILQSRHPHYITWLFSEDELQSILGTVGVVKSQDLFKFNAREDKSLNLEKIQSARYVGYILEIPDPRRIEVGTAANIQEKGDTTSNIAKMNNAVAAINGGGFHDPNGTGTGRLPYGFILHDGEYVIGKDVGPEEAVDFVGFSKSGNLIAGNYDKTQLSDMKAMEGITFGPPLIVDGKKMITEGDGGWGVGPRTAIGQKKDGTVLFLVIDGRQPGYSLGATLRDVQDILYEKGCYIAANLDGGSSSTLYLNGKVVNKPADLLGERMIPTAFIVK from the coding sequence TTGTTCAAAAAGAATTGGGTAAAGTTCATCATCATGGTGTTCCTATTTACCGTTGTAACCTCACCATTCGTGGTGCTCTTTGGACCATTTAATAATGTAAAGCGCGCCGTTATTGGTGCCATATTGCAATCTCGTCATCCTCATTACATTACATGGCTATTCAGTGAAGATGAATTGCAATCTATTTTGGGCACAGTTGGCGTTGTTAAAAGCCAAGATTTGTTCAAGTTTAATGCTCGTGAAGATAAGAGCTTAAACCTTGAAAAAATTCAGTCTGCTCGTTATGTAGGCTATATTCTTGAAATTCCAGACCCTCGTCGTATTGAAGTCGGTACAGCTGCTAATATTCAAGAAAAAGGCGATACTACAAGTAATATTGCGAAGATGAATAATGCGGTAGCTGCTATTAATGGCGGTGGTTTCCACGATCCAAATGGTACTGGCACAGGCCGTTTGCCTTATGGCTTCATCTTGCATGATGGTGAATATGTCATCGGTAAAGATGTAGGACCTGAAGAAGCGGTAGACTTCGTAGGATTCTCTAAATCTGGTAACCTTATTGCAGGTAACTACGATAAAACACAACTTAGTGATATGAAAGCTATGGAAGGTATTACCTTTGGCCCACCTCTTATAGTAGATGGTAAGAAGATGATTACCGAAGGCGATGGTGGCTGGGGCGTAGGTCCACGTACTGCTATCGGTCAAAAGAAAGATGGTACAGTACTATTCCTCGTAATTGATGGTCGTCAACCAGGTTATTCTCTTGGCGCTACATTACGTGATGTACAAGATATTCTCTATGAAAAAGGTTGCTACATTGCAGCGAATTTAGATGGTGGTTCTAGTTCTACACTATACCTCAATGGTAAAGTAGTAAACAAACCAGCCGATTTGTTAGGGGAACGCATGATCCCAACGGCGTTTATCGTGAAATAG
- a CDS encoding polysaccharide deacetylase family protein encodes MKRIPLVTLLVVVLAVVLAGCGLLSQKTEPPSPTAPVKEVKMVHPTGIPVLMYHKIGDDKDNDAVIREDLFREQMKFLKDNGYNPLTMDQLYDYVVNGAAVPEKPVVLTFDDGYADTYSIVYPIMKEYGFAATVFINPGDVGTRLTWDQIREMHKNGITISNHGFQHIEMGQLSEAKQIENITKAQEALAKEVGIKDNPWFCYPYGDKNEFTDAATKKAGIKISMAMKSGWAHTGDNPYNILRVWVGNAVDIKHFEERISTEHFTDL; translated from the coding sequence ATGAAACGGATTCCATTGGTAACGCTATTAGTTGTCGTATTGGCTGTGGTTTTAGCAGGATGTGGATTACTTTCACAAAAAACGGAACCACCTAGTCCAACGGCGCCTGTAAAAGAAGTCAAAATGGTACATCCAACGGGCATCCCTGTTCTTATGTATCATAAAATTGGCGATGATAAGGATAACGATGCAGTTATTCGTGAGGATCTATTCAGAGAACAAATGAAGTTCCTCAAAGATAATGGTTATAATCCATTAACGATGGATCAACTATATGATTATGTCGTAAATGGTGCAGCAGTGCCTGAAAAACCTGTTGTATTAACCTTTGATGACGGTTATGCAGATACGTATTCTATCGTATATCCAATTATGAAGGAATATGGTTTTGCAGCCACTGTGTTTATCAATCCTGGAGATGTAGGTACACGGTTAACTTGGGATCAAATTCGTGAAATGCATAAAAATGGTATTACCATTTCCAATCATGGATTCCAACATATCGAAATGGGCCAATTGTCTGAAGCTAAACAAATAGAAAATATTACAAAGGCTCAAGAAGCCCTTGCAAAAGAAGTGGGTATCAAGGATAATCCTTGGTTCTGCTATCCTTATGGAGATAAAAATGAATTCACCGATGCTGCCACTAAAAAAGCGGGCATCAAAATAAGTATGGCTATGAAATCTGGCTGGGCTCATACAGGTGATAATCCATATAACATTTTGCGTGTTTGGGTTGGTAATGCTGTTGATATCAAACATTTTGAAGAACGCATTAGTACCGAACATTTCACTGATTTATAA
- a CDS encoding nitroreductase family protein translates to MELTEVIHARTSVRKYKVSPSLGDDIIQKLVDLGMRAPSPKNRQPWQVIHVTGVEKEHFVNLGFQVLDQYKERKEHFGSLEISLKAMNTASDLLFVFNPYDHLPDYTCVWEKSDLQAIGAFVEHILLGAKAIGLGTLWMNDVYFMQSESKAFLNTSHDVQAIIAIGVPDEAMYPRPRKSIDEVLMKR, encoded by the coding sequence ATGGAATTAACAGAGGTTATACATGCACGAACTAGCGTGCGCAAGTATAAAGTATCCCCTTCACTGGGAGATGATATAATTCAAAAATTAGTAGACCTTGGAATGCGAGCTCCTTCTCCTAAAAATCGGCAACCTTGGCAGGTTATTCATGTGACTGGCGTGGAGAAGGAACATTTTGTAAATCTCGGCTTTCAAGTGCTAGATCAATATAAAGAACGTAAAGAGCATTTTGGCAGCTTGGAGATTAGTCTTAAGGCGATGAATACAGCTAGTGATTTGCTCTTTGTCTTTAATCCTTATGACCATTTGCCAGATTATACTTGCGTGTGGGAGAAAAGTGATTTACAAGCCATAGGTGCTTTTGTGGAACATATTTTGTTGGGCGCAAAAGCGATTGGATTAGGTACACTTTGGATGAATGATGTGTATTTTATGCAGAGTGAAAGCAAAGCCTTTTTGAATACTTCTCATGATGTACAGGCTATCATTGCCATAGGTGTTCCAGATGAAGCTATGTATCCTAGACCTAGAAAATCGATTGATGAGGTGCTAATGAAGCGTTAG
- a CDS encoding carbon-nitrogen family hydrolase: protein MKKRLTLIQMDVHVNDVEYNYNRVQELLTQSLSESPDIIVLPETWNTGFYPSTDLINISDTNGDRTKALLSTFSKEHNVNIVGGSVAVAKDNLVFNTSYVYNRSGELVGEYSKMHGFSPAKEDKYFASGTHTTHFELDGIPCSTVICYDIRFPELVRMAALPGTELLFVPAQWPTMRLRHWQVLNEVRAIENQLFVCAVNGCGTVGRVQSTGHSAVYDPWGTNLLEMDTNEDIASVDIDLAVVEDIRNKINIFRDRKPELYNL, encoded by the coding sequence ATGAAAAAACGTCTTACTCTCATACAAATGGATGTCCACGTAAACGACGTAGAGTATAACTACAATCGCGTTCAAGAATTATTAACTCAATCTCTATCTGAAAGTCCAGATATTATCGTATTACCTGAAACTTGGAACACTGGCTTTTATCCATCTACAGATTTAATCAATATTTCCGACACAAATGGGGACCGTACTAAAGCCTTATTAAGTACATTTTCTAAAGAACATAATGTAAATATTGTAGGCGGATCTGTAGCAGTTGCAAAAGACAATCTCGTATTTAATACATCCTATGTTTACAACCGAAGTGGTGAACTTGTAGGAGAATATTCTAAGATGCACGGCTTTAGCCCTGCCAAAGAAGACAAATACTTTGCAAGCGGCACCCATACCACACATTTCGAACTAGATGGAATACCTTGCAGTACTGTCATCTGTTATGATATCCGTTTCCCTGAGCTAGTAAGAATGGCTGCATTACCAGGCACAGAATTATTGTTTGTGCCTGCTCAATGGCCTACGATGCGTCTACGTCACTGGCAAGTACTCAATGAAGTGCGGGCCATAGAAAACCAACTCTTCGTCTGCGCTGTAAACGGCTGTGGCACAGTAGGCCGCGTTCAAAGTACAGGGCACTCTGCTGTATATGATCCATGGGGTACCAACCTACTCGAAATGGACACTAATGAAGACATTGCTTCTGTGGACATCGACCTCGCTGTAGTCGAAGATATCCGCAACAAAATTAATATCTTTAGAGATCGCAAACCTGAACTCTATAACCTATAA
- a CDS encoding type II toxin-antitoxin system RelE/ParE family toxin, whose translation MAYKLEFSKRFDKQFSKLDKSTQRYLFNWLIKNVDNVENPRYSGKSLTGNKTGLWRYRIGNYRVIADINDDRCIILALEVGHKKDIYK comes from the coding sequence ATGGCTTATAAACTTGAGTTTTCTAAACGGTTTGACAAGCAATTTTCTAAATTAGATAAATCAACGCAACGTTATCTTTTTAATTGGCTTATAAAGAACGTAGATAATGTAGAAAACCCTAGGTACTCAGGAAAATCATTGACAGGTAATAAGACAGGCCTTTGGCGTTATCGCATTGGTAATTATAGAGTGATTGCTGATATTAATGATGACAGATGTATTATATTAGCGTTAGAAGTTGGTCATAAGAAAGATATTTATAAATAA
- the relB gene encoding type II toxin-antitoxin system RelB family antitoxin, producing MANISVRLNEQEEELFKTYAEFMDETLSTLFKKALLEKIEDEFDFKVGQKALAEYKQDPVTYSVAEMRAKYGL from the coding sequence ATGGCAAATATTTCAGTCCGTTTGAATGAACAAGAAGAAGAGTTATTTAAAACATATGCTGAGTTTATGGATGAAACACTTTCTACACTTTTTAAGAAGGCTTTATTGGAAAAGATTGAAGATGAATTTGATTTTAAGGTAGGTCAAAAAGCATTAGCAGAATATAAGCAAGATCCAGTTACTTATTCTGTGGCGGAAATGCGTGCAAAATATGGCTTATAA
- a CDS encoding MFS transporter has translation MFSFLQPKEAKPSVPQNMIMNLYYKYRFQSLAGVFIGYAAYYIVRNNFALSTHFLSDILHMSKTEIGLLSSGMLIAYGLSKGFMSSLADKASPAKFMAFGLICCAIINIFMSFADSLAFFLVLVVLNGFFQGFGVGPSFITLAKWYPKQERGRFGAIWNISHNLGGGIVAPIVAAALYFTTTDHWQLGSYGIPAIIAIIVAVIICFLIKESPEREGLPPTSEIIADTSHKTHRSAEAPHLSTRQIFVQYVLKNKNAWYVSLVDTFVYMIRFGMLTWLPIYLLQVKGFSKAEMSIAFLFFEWAAIPSTIFAGYISDKFFKGYRMPPAIIAVSIIFFCIFGYWQSESLLWVTFFAAVVGCLIYIPQFLASVQTMDIVPPFAVGSAVGLRGFMSYIVGANLGTTLFGVLADKFGWNAGFYLLMAACILCITFCVLAHFGAKELDAKEAELEQLQTAEANS, from the coding sequence ATGTTTTCATTTCTACAACCAAAAGAGGCAAAACCATCGGTTCCACAGAATATGATTATGAATCTATATTACAAATATAGATTTCAATCTCTAGCCGGTGTATTTATTGGTTACGCAGCGTACTATATCGTTCGTAACAACTTTGCCTTATCAACTCATTTTTTATCAGATATCCTACACATGAGCAAAACGGAAATCGGTTTGCTATCTAGTGGTATGCTTATCGCCTACGGTCTAAGTAAAGGCTTCATGAGTAGTCTTGCTGACAAAGCAAGCCCTGCAAAATTTATGGCTTTCGGTCTTATTTGTTGTGCAATTATCAATATTTTCATGAGCTTTGCCGACAGCCTCGCCTTCTTCTTAGTATTAGTAGTTCTTAATGGTTTCTTCCAAGGCTTTGGTGTAGGTCCATCCTTCATCACACTTGCCAAATGGTATCCAAAACAGGAACGTGGTCGCTTTGGGGCAATTTGGAATATCTCCCATAATCTTGGTGGTGGTATCGTAGCACCAATCGTAGCTGCTGCGTTATACTTCACTACTACCGATCACTGGCAATTAGGCAGCTATGGTATTCCTGCAATTATTGCAATTATAGTAGCAGTTATTATTTGCTTCTTGATCAAAGAAAGTCCTGAACGAGAAGGTTTACCACCAACTAGCGAAATCATTGCCGATACATCTCATAAAACACATAGAAGTGCAGAAGCACCTCACCTAAGCACAAGACAAATCTTTGTACAATATGTATTAAAAAATAAAAATGCTTGGTATGTGTCTCTAGTTGATACATTCGTTTATATGATTCGTTTCGGTATGCTTACATGGTTGCCTATTTACTTATTACAAGTAAAAGGATTCTCTAAAGCGGAAATGTCCATCGCCTTCTTATTCTTCGAATGGGCAGCAATTCCTTCTACAATTTTTGCTGGTTATATTTCCGATAAATTCTTTAAAGGTTATCGTATGCCTCCAGCAATCATTGCAGTAAGTATTATCTTCTTCTGCATCTTTGGCTATTGGCAAAGTGAATCCCTCTTATGGGTTACATTCTTTGCTGCTGTTGTAGGTTGCCTAATCTACATTCCTCAATTCTTAGCCTCTGTACAAACTATGGATATCGTACCTCCATTCGCTGTAGGCTCTGCTGTTGGTCTTCGTGGCTTTATGAGTTACATCGTAGGTGCCAACCTTGGTACAACACTATTTGGTGTTTTAGCAGATAAATTCGGTTGGAATGCAGGTTTCTATCTCCTAATGGCAGCATGTATTCTTTGCATTACATTCTGTGTACTTGCCCACTTTGGTGCAAAAGAATTAGATGCTAAAGAAGCAGAACTTGAACAACTTCAAACCGCTGAAGCTAACAGCTAA
- a CDS encoding inverse autotransporter beta domain-containing protein yields the protein MVSKKVIIKSLVCTALTCSFATCALAADKDTGENVQSNWMDLTDIGIGFKGSQEDSYHDYAMPNKQMTDNNLSYDTRFHYRNHNSKQKMNTKYFIETLQPIKKYDKSMVFVQGRLDGNGGEKVSTTTYWNGSDSNFGRIDGQGTYIDKGEVVEHDTLGVVGTAGVGYRRLSTHEHAYVGANVFYDYAFKDKFSRVSAGLEYVAGLNTISVNVYRGLSENKVGPYDINTPLRQVPRAIDFHDSLSSPPDGIHRTPRYSYEHVLDGFDIRYTRDYKNARWLSSYVEGYHWKTKAPGEHPEEMYYIDQHKWQSIHGLKVGAKMNVTPHISVDLGIGKSNISSIEPYVSVMYTLGKSRYAYFGGKHSENVMTSARSKMFDKVKRSDMKVEYYWEQDLRDGPWDHL from the coding sequence ATGGTTAGTAAAAAGGTTATTATCAAATCTTTAGTATGTACAGCATTGACATGTAGTTTTGCTACATGCGCATTAGCAGCAGATAAAGATACTGGGGAAAATGTTCAATCAAACTGGATGGATCTTACTGATATTGGTATTGGTTTTAAAGGAAGCCAGGAAGATTCCTATCATGATTATGCAATGCCTAATAAGCAAATGACTGATAATAATCTAAGCTATGATACACGATTTCATTACCGGAATCATAACTCTAAGCAGAAAATGAACACAAAGTATTTTATAGAAACATTGCAACCTATAAAGAAATATGATAAATCTATGGTTTTTGTACAGGGGCGCTTAGATGGTAATGGTGGCGAAAAAGTTTCCACTACTACATATTGGAATGGTTCGGATTCAAATTTTGGACGGATTGACGGTCAAGGTACCTATATTGATAAAGGTGAAGTAGTAGAACATGATACGCTTGGTGTTGTCGGTACTGCTGGTGTTGGCTATCGTCGCCTTAGTACACATGAGCATGCCTACGTCGGCGCCAATGTATTCTATGACTATGCATTTAAGGATAAATTTTCTCGTGTTAGTGCAGGATTAGAATATGTAGCTGGTCTAAATACGATTAGTGTCAATGTATATCGTGGATTATCAGAAAATAAGGTGGGGCCTTATGACATTAACACACCTTTGCGTCAAGTACCACGGGCAATAGATTTTCATGATAGCTTAAGTTCACCACCTGATGGTATTCATAGAACACCCCGATATTCTTATGAACATGTATTGGATGGCTTTGATATACGGTATACACGAGATTATAAGAATGCTCGTTGGCTATCTAGTTATGTGGAAGGATATCATTGGAAAACAAAAGCGCCAGGAGAACATCCAGAAGAGATGTACTATATTGACCAACATAAGTGGCAATCCATACATGGATTAAAGGTAGGTGCTAAAATGAATGTGACGCCTCATATTTCTGTAGATCTAGGAATTGGTAAAAGTAATATTAGCTCTATAGAACCGTATGTATCTGTTATGTATACTTTAGGTAAGTCTAGATATGCGTACTTTGGTGGTAAACATAGCGAAAATGTGATGACTTCGGCACGTTCTAAGATGTTTGATAAAGTTAAACGCAGTGATATGAAGGTTGAGTATTATTGGGAACAAGACTTGCGTGACGGTCCTTGGGATCATTTATAA
- a CDS encoding PaaI family thioesterase → MNLIESLQIEKPHMTSDTTCVAKMNLGDFHKQPQGYLNGGATLAFAEIAAGMMSNELIGADKFGVGQSITANHLRPARCDGALTAHGTLLVKGKTSHVWRFDMKDDAERLISQVTVTLAIVDFDR, encoded by the coding sequence ATGAATTTGATTGAATCTTTACAAATTGAAAAGCCTCATATGACAAGTGATACTACATGTGTGGCCAAAATGAACTTAGGCGACTTTCACAAGCAACCGCAAGGTTACCTGAATGGAGGGGCGACTTTAGCCTTTGCAGAAATTGCAGCGGGAATGATGAGTAACGAACTCATTGGGGCTGATAAATTTGGTGTAGGTCAATCTATTACAGCTAATCACTTGCGTCCCGCACGATGTGACGGCGCTTTAACAGCCCATGGTACACTATTGGTGAAAGGGAAAACCTCACATGTGTGGCGATTTGATATGAAGGACGATGCAGAACGACTTATCTCACAAGTGACCGTAACATTAGCCATTGTGGACTTTGATCGGTAA